One Propionispora vibrioides genomic window carries:
- a CDS encoding type III toxin-antitoxin system ToxN/AbiQ family toxin encodes MDIKYDNFGFYKINIDYVKYLHSKDSQVFYDNTPDYSRKPYLGLITQLGGFTYCMPLTSAKPRQIGWANITEHNYVIHEYIASSEIHGNDVYKKVGSDKFKKLLSVLEIRKMIPVDDTLYDFIDFSKIADTKYKDLLEKEYNFLKLFKSDILNKAEVLYHKQINTNNIKPCYCNFKLLETAFSQYKTVQIGKTQAAATITASKIEAAAAESKSEVTIAKKE; translated from the coding sequence ATGGATATCAAATACGATAACTTTGGATTTTACAAAATAAACATTGATTATGTTAAATATTTGCATTCAAAGGATTCTCAAGTTTTTTATGATAATACCCCAGATTATAGTAGAAAACCCTATTTGGGATTGATTACTCAACTGGGTGGATTTACATATTGTATGCCGCTTACTTCTGCAAAACCAAGACAGATTGGGTGGGCAAATATTACAGAACATAATTATGTAATACATGAATATATTGCATCTTCTGAAATTCATGGCAATGATGTTTATAAAAAAGTAGGTTCAGATAAGTTTAAAAAGCTATTGTCGGTTTTAGAAATAAGAAAAATGATTCCAGTAGACGACACACTTTATGATTTTATTGATTTCTCAAAGATAGCAGATACTAAATATAAGGATTTACTTGAAAAAGAATACAATTTTTTGAAATTATTTAAAAGCGATATTTTAAACAAGGCAGAGGTATTATATCATAAACAAATTAACACTAATAATATTAAACCTTGTTATTGTAACTTTAAATTATTAGAAACTGCGTTTTCACAATATAAAACAGTACAAATAGGTAAGACCCAAGCGGCTGCTACCATTACCGCAAGTAAAATCGAGGCAGCCGCCGCCGAGAGTAAATCTGAAGTGACAATTGCTAAAAAAGAGTAG